One Candidatus Kinetoplastibacterium oncopeltii TCC290E genomic region harbors:
- the accC gene encoding acetyl-CoA carboxylase biotin carboxylase subunit, with the protein MFEKILIANRGEIALRIQRACREMGIKTVVVHSDVDKDAKYVRLADESVCIGPAPSKDSYLNMPAIISAAEVTDAEAIHPGYGFLSENADFAERVERSGFIFIGPKPETIRKMGDKVCAKRIMMASGVPVVPGSDGVLADDPKTILDIARKIGYPVIIKSAGGGGGRGMRVVYTEAALLNAVVMTRSEADAAFNNPNVYIEKFLENPRHIEIQVLSDGDRHALWLGERDCSMQRRHQKIIEEAPAIGIQRKLIERIGDRCVDACKKIGYRGAGTFEFLFEDGDFYFIEMNTRIQVEHTVTELVTGIDLIQEQIKIAAGEKLSLRQKDIKIKGHAIECRINAENPFNFLPSPGKITSWHTAGGPGVRVDSHVFDGYVVSPYYDSMIAKLITYGDDRNQALSKMKVALSEMVVDGIDTNISLHRELLQDSRFIEGGTSIHYLEQKLSQRI; encoded by the coding sequence ATGTTTGAAAAAATACTGATAGCTAATCGTGGCGAGATTGCATTGAGAATACAAAGAGCTTGTCGAGAGATGGGGATAAAAACTGTTGTAGTTCATTCGGATGTGGATAAAGATGCAAAATATGTGCGTTTAGCAGATGAATCTGTATGTATTGGCCCCGCTCCATCAAAAGATAGTTACTTAAATATGCCTGCGATTATTTCTGCTGCTGAAGTGACTGATGCAGAAGCAATTCATCCTGGTTATGGTTTTTTGTCAGAGAATGCCGATTTTGCAGAAAGAGTGGAGCGAAGTGGATTTATTTTTATAGGCCCTAAACCTGAAACTATACGTAAAATGGGTGATAAGGTTTGTGCAAAAAGAATAATGATGGCTTCAGGAGTACCGGTAGTTCCAGGATCTGATGGTGTTCTAGCAGATGATCCAAAGACCATATTGGATATAGCTAGAAAAATAGGATATCCAGTAATTATAAAGTCAGCTGGTGGAGGTGGCGGGAGAGGTATGAGAGTTGTTTATACCGAAGCTGCATTATTAAATGCAGTTGTAATGACTCGCTCTGAGGCAGATGCAGCTTTCAATAATCCCAATGTTTACATAGAAAAATTTTTAGAAAATCCTAGACATATCGAAATACAAGTTCTATCTGATGGAGATCGCCATGCATTATGGTTGGGAGAGAGAGATTGTTCTATGCAGCGACGTCATCAAAAAATAATTGAAGAAGCTCCAGCTATTGGGATTCAGAGAAAATTAATTGAACGTATAGGTGATAGATGTGTCGATGCTTGTAAAAAAATTGGATATAGAGGAGCAGGAACATTTGAGTTTTTATTCGAAGATGGCGATTTTTATTTTATTGAAATGAATACTAGAATTCAAGTAGAACATACTGTTACAGAACTCGTTACTGGTATTGATTTGATCCAGGAGCAAATAAAGATAGCTGCTGGAGAGAAACTATCATTAAGACAAAAAGATATAAAAATAAAAGGACATGCTATTGAGTGCAGAATAAATGCAGAGAATCCATTTAATTTTTTACCTAGTCCAGGAAAGATAACTAGCTGGCATACTGCTGGAGGACCTGGTGTCAGAGTCGATTCACATGTATTTGATGGCTATGTTGTTTCCCCATATTACGATTCTATGATAGCAAAGTTGATTACATATGGTGATGATAGGAATCAAGCCCTATCTAAAATGAAGGTGGCTTTATCAGAGATGGTAGTGGATGGAATTGATACAAATATTTCTTTGCATAGAGAGCTATTACAGGACTCAAGATTTATTGAGGGAGGTACTAGTATTCATTATTTAGAGCAGAAATTATCACAGAGAATATAA
- the accB gene encoding acetyl-CoA carboxylase biotin carboxyl carrier protein: MDFEKIKRLIDLVAESGITEFEITEGDERVRIVKSYSSDYKTSSAADLVSTTEKKIDTTVVDNSYIVKAPMVGTFYRSPSPGTPAFVDIGQIVKEGDQLCIIEAMKLLNEVEADKSGVIKEILVDNGAPVEYGQHLFIID; encoded by the coding sequence ATGGATTTTGAAAAAATTAAAAGATTAATAGATTTGGTTGCTGAATCAGGTATTACTGAGTTTGAAATAACAGAAGGTGATGAGAGAGTTCGTATAGTAAAGTCTTATAGTTCTGATTACAAGACTAGTTCAGCTGCAGATTTAGTTAGTACCACAGAAAAAAAAATAGATACTACGGTTGTGGATAATTCTTATATTGTTAAAGCTCCGATGGTCGGCACTTTTTATCGTTCACCAAGTCCTGGTACTCCTGCCTTTGTAGATATTGGACAAATTGTTAAAGAAGGAGATCAGCTTTGTATAATTGAAGCTATGAAGTTATTGAATGAGGTAGAAGCTGATAAGTCTGGAGTGATAAAAGAGATATTGGTAGATAACGGAGCACCGGTAGAATATGGTCAACATTTATTTATTATTGATTGA
- the aroQ gene encoding type II 3-dehydroquinate dehydratase, whose amino-acid sequence MAKNILVLHGPNLNLLGVREPTIYGNLSLSMVDSSLRKIASEAVVDISIMQSNHEGHLVDIIHDSRLKKNDFLIINAGAYTHTSIALRDAISAVSIPFIEVHISNVYKRESFRNFSYLSDIAIGVISGLGINGYEAALRYAINY is encoded by the coding sequence ATGGCAAAAAACATATTAGTTTTACATGGTCCAAATTTAAATTTGCTAGGAGTCAGAGAACCAACCATATATGGAAATTTATCATTGTCTATGGTAGATAGCAGCCTTAGAAAAATTGCCTCTGAAGCTGTGGTTGATATTTCAATAATGCAGAGTAATCATGAAGGCCACCTTGTTGATATAATTCACGATTCCCGTTTAAAAAAAAATGATTTTCTAATTATAAATGCCGGTGCTTATACCCATACTAGTATAGCATTGCGTGATGCAATATCTGCTGTATCTATTCCTTTTATAGAAGTACATATATCCAATGTTTACAAAAGAGAATCTTTTAGAAATTTTTCTTATTTGTCTGATATTGCTATCGGTGTTATATCTGGTCTAGGAATTAATGGATATGAAGCAGCATTAAGATATGCTATAAACTACTAA
- a CDS encoding ribonuclease catalytic domain-containing protein → MNMYVFYDEGNTFRTGSIISETDNNLQIISEYGKHIKIKQSNCLFKFDIPEPHTLMKEAKKISKEIDTKFLWECSPDNNFKAIDLATEYFGHNPTNIEYVSILILLHNSPIYFYKKGTGQYVSATFSAISSALINIEKKRLIEQEQEYIKNQLITGILPKVIRENAELLITNPDKKSIYWKALNAACTELKKSPEELLLSLKTWPNTLTLFKKRFVSINFPNGLNFPEFDSIKIIKNLDLSDNEIYSLDDKNTTEIDDGLSVKELSDGAMEVGIYIAAPGLGIEPGSAYDISARFRASTIYMPSEKIQMQPDEIIEKFSLDKGKEVPALSLYVTFDKNCIITESRSRIELVKVKDNLRINHLEEEYTESNLEDLEKDITCSHWIRPLWKIAQKLNYARQINRGFPENNSYIDFSFYLDGNTNDPNTIVHIEKRKRDCPINLVVSEFMILANNLWGGLMKKYNVPGIYRSQQPMSRVRVGTIPLPHSGIGVPQYIWSTSPLRRYIDLVNQWQLISIIENEIAAPLFSPFRSGCNDLIGIIQEFDIRYSAISNFQNEIENYWSIKWLTQNGIKKTTAYVIKDNLIKLIEVPLLVNIIDMPKIPKGSVVEVEIIGIDELNCKLTCNYIQ, encoded by the coding sequence ATGAATATGTATGTTTTCTATGATGAAGGTAACACCTTCAGAACAGGTAGTATAATCTCTGAAACTGATAATAACCTTCAGATAATTTCAGAATATGGCAAACACATAAAAATAAAACAATCTAATTGTTTATTTAAATTTGACATTCCTGAGCCACATACACTAATGAAAGAAGCTAAAAAAATATCAAAAGAAATAGATACAAAATTTCTATGGGAATGCTCACCTGATAACAATTTTAAGGCTATAGACTTAGCAACAGAATATTTTGGACATAATCCGACAAATATAGAATATGTTAGTATATTGATTTTATTACATAATTCACCTATATATTTCTATAAAAAAGGTACTGGACAATATGTATCAGCTACGTTTTCTGCGATATCATCAGCCTTAATAAATATAGAAAAGAAAAGATTAATAGAACAAGAACAAGAATATATAAAAAACCAACTTATAACTGGTATTCTGCCTAAAGTTATCCGTGAAAATGCAGAATTATTAATAACAAATCCAGACAAAAAATCTATTTATTGGAAAGCATTAAACGCAGCATGTACAGAATTAAAAAAATCACCAGAAGAATTACTTTTATCTTTAAAAACTTGGCCTAACACCTTAACCTTATTTAAGAAAAGATTTGTTTCAATAAACTTTCCAAATGGTTTAAATTTTCCTGAATTCGATAGTATCAAAATAATTAAAAATTTAGATTTGTCTGACAATGAAATCTACTCATTAGATGATAAAAATACTACAGAGATAGATGATGGTTTATCCGTAAAAGAGCTATCAGATGGGGCAATGGAGGTAGGAATATATATAGCAGCTCCAGGATTGGGCATAGAGCCTGGTAGTGCATATGATATTAGTGCAAGATTTAGAGCTTCTACTATATACATGCCAAGCGAGAAAATACAGATGCAACCAGATGAGATAATAGAAAAATTTTCTCTTGATAAAGGTAAAGAAGTCCCCGCTTTGTCTTTATATGTAACTTTTGATAAAAATTGCATTATTACTGAATCTCGCTCTCGCATAGAGCTCGTAAAAGTAAAAGATAATCTGCGAATTAACCATTTAGAAGAAGAATATACAGAATCCAATCTAGAGGATCTTGAGAAAGACATAACATGCTCACACTGGATAAGACCATTATGGAAAATTGCACAAAAACTAAATTATGCAAGACAAATCAACAGAGGATTTCCAGAAAATAATTCTTATATAGATTTCTCTTTTTATCTCGATGGCAACACTAATGACCCTAATACAATAGTACATATAGAGAAAAGAAAAAGAGACTGCCCTATAAATTTAGTAGTATCAGAATTTATGATCCTTGCAAACAATTTATGGGGAGGATTGATGAAAAAATATAATGTGCCTGGAATATATAGATCTCAACAACCGATGAGCAGAGTGAGGGTTGGGACTATACCATTACCTCATTCTGGGATAGGTGTCCCGCAGTATATATGGAGCACTTCTCCACTAAGGAGATATATTGATCTTGTTAATCAATGGCAATTAATTTCTATAATTGAAAATGAAATAGCAGCACCTTTATTCTCTCCATTCAGAAGTGGATGCAATGATCTTATAGGTATAATACAAGAATTTGATATTAGATACTCAGCCATATCAAATTTTCAAAATGAAATAGAGAATTACTGGTCTATAAAATGGCTGACACAAAATGGAATCAAGAAAACTACTGCATATGTAATTAAAGATAACCTGATAAAATTAATTGAAGTCCCTCTGTTAGTCAATATAATTGATATGCCTAAAATTCCAAAAGGCTCAGTCGTAGAAGTAGAAATAATAGGTATTGATGAGTTGAATTGCAAGTTAACTTGCAATTACATACAGTGA
- the aroE gene encoding shikimate dehydrogenase, which translates to MQKYAVIGNPVAHSRSPDIHMMFAKQVGISISYEKIFSSEECFEEIVKKFFEKGGSGLNITVPFKRKAFSIIDDNCISERAKIAKAINTIWLKNGVLHGCNTDGVGLLRDLDRLNFNFENAKILIVGAGGAARGAVQTIINTPCAEINVTNRTVVNAKNLVEECKNKSKKIINHVLLSEANKNGPWNLVINTTTSSLSNVAPDLPENLYYKSNSLAYDMMYSKTETPFMRQARLDGATKCSDGLGMLVEQAAESFFIWLKIKPKTATILESIRELMSSK; encoded by the coding sequence ATGCAAAAATATGCAGTAATTGGAAACCCTGTTGCACATAGTCGTTCTCCTGATATACATATGATGTTTGCAAAACAGGTAGGAATTTCAATATCTTATGAAAAAATCTTTTCATCAGAAGAATGCTTTGAAGAAATAGTGAAGAAATTCTTTGAAAAAGGTGGATCTGGATTAAATATTACAGTTCCCTTTAAGAGAAAAGCATTTTCTATAATAGATGACAATTGTATATCAGAAAGAGCTAAGATAGCTAAAGCTATTAATACGATTTGGTTAAAAAATGGGGTCCTGCATGGATGTAATACTGACGGAGTAGGATTATTAAGAGATCTAGACAGACTAAATTTTAATTTTGAAAATGCCAAGATATTAATAGTAGGAGCAGGAGGAGCTGCTAGAGGAGCTGTTCAAACTATAATAAATACACCTTGTGCTGAAATAAATGTTACAAATAGGACAGTTGTTAATGCAAAAAATCTAGTAGAGGAATGTAAAAATAAAAGTAAAAAAATAATTAATCACGTGTTGCTTTCAGAAGCCAATAAAAATGGGCCTTGGAATCTTGTTATAAATACTACAACAAGTAGCTTGTCTAATGTAGCACCAGATTTACCTGAAAATTTATATTATAAAAGTAACTCTCTTGCATATGACATGATGTACAGTAAAACTGAGACTCCTTTTATGCGTCAAGCCAGATTAGATGGAGCTACAAAGTGTTCAGATGGATTAGGTATGCTAGTTGAACAAGCGGCCGAAAGTTTTTTTATTTGGCTTAAAATAAAACCAAAAACAGCAACTATATTAGAATCTATAAGAGAATTGATGTCTAGTAAATAA
- a CDS encoding symmetrical bis(5'-nucleosyl)-tetraphosphatase — protein sequence MIKKHDKINKKEIWAIGDVQGCYDQLRTLLSHKVFSSGENIELWFAGDMINRGPKSLDTIKYLMSLNERNVCVLGNHDLHLLATFAGFRKSSSSDTLEEILNSADVIDIVNWIRFRPLAHFEQNNLMVHAGVMAQWDIKKTLSLASEVQDLLRDKNWQHNIKKIFGNTSLIWDDELKGNKRFRTITNALTRIRLCRITGNMVFSIKDPDAKEKDTNLVPWFEMPDRKTKDITIIFGHWSALGLFIQKNLICLDTGCVWGRSLTAIRLNDRKIISVPFNIK from the coding sequence ATGATAAAAAAACATGATAAAATTAACAAAAAAGAGATTTGGGCAATTGGAGATGTGCAAGGTTGTTACGATCAGTTACGAACATTACTATCACATAAAGTATTCTCATCAGGTGAAAATATAGAATTATGGTTTGCTGGAGATATGATAAATCGTGGTCCAAAATCATTAGATACGATCAAATATTTAATGAGTTTAAACGAAAGAAATGTTTGCGTACTTGGAAACCATGATCTGCATTTGCTAGCTACGTTTGCTGGATTCAGAAAATCATCGAGTTCAGACACACTGGAAGAAATATTAAACTCAGCTGATGTTATAGACATTGTAAACTGGATAAGATTTCGTCCACTTGCTCATTTTGAACAAAATAATCTAATGGTGCATGCAGGAGTAATGGCTCAGTGGGACATAAAAAAAACATTATCTTTAGCATCTGAAGTACAAGACTTGCTGCGCGACAAAAACTGGCAGCATAATATTAAGAAAATTTTTGGTAATACATCATTAATTTGGGATGATGAGTTAAAAGGAAATAAAAGATTTAGAACAATTACAAATGCATTAACTAGAATACGTTTATGCAGAATAACAGGAAATATGGTTTTTTCTATCAAAGATCCTGATGCTAAAGAAAAAGATACAAATCTAGTTCCTTGGTTTGAAATGCCAGATAGGAAGACAAAAGATATCACAATAATTTTTGGACATTGGTCAGCCTTAGGTTTATTTATTCAAAAAAACTTAATTTGTTTAGATACTGGATGTGTATGGGGAAGAAGTTTAACAGCAATTAGGTTAAATGATCGTAAGATAATAAGTGTCCCTTTTAACATAAAATAA
- the ruvX gene encoding Holliday junction resolvase RuvX, with product MIEEILLSFDFGIKKIGVALGNTLTLESRPLEIIKSEKNSVRFDRIGFLLKDWGVDRVIIGLPLNKDGSDQEMTYRCRRFANQINGRFNMKVNFVDERYSSIDAQNLTPKNDNLEDAVAAAIILQDYLRSFRNYY from the coding sequence ATGATTGAGGAAATTCTATTATCTTTCGATTTTGGTATAAAAAAAATAGGAGTAGCATTAGGCAATACATTGACCTTAGAGTCTCGTCCTCTAGAGATCATTAAATCAGAAAAAAACTCTGTTCGTTTTGATAGAATAGGCTTCTTATTGAAAGATTGGGGTGTCGATCGTGTTATTATAGGACTCCCTTTAAACAAAGACGGATCTGATCAAGAAATGACATACAGATGTAGACGTTTTGCTAATCAAATAAATGGCAGATTCAATATGAAGGTAAATTTTGTAGATGAAAGATATTCTAGTATTGATGCACAAAATTTAACGCCAAAGAATGATAACCTAGAGGATGCGGTAGCTGCTGCTATCATACTGCAAGATTATTTAAGAAGTTTTAGGAATTATTACTGA
- a CDS encoding YqgE/AlgH family protein: protein MIKEKGTSINLVNHFLISTSYDLDNRLSGSVIYICEHNTKGALGLVINKPTEFTLGNLFEKINLSLEISTIRDKIVFFGGVVQSDCGFILHSYNSNYSSTIKLGELALTTSKDILHDVADGKGPNRLLISLGYSGWGAGQLEDEIYNNDWISVRADSSIIFDLPPKDRYRAALGLLGIKEQTSLVDYACYD from the coding sequence ATGATTAAGGAAAAGGGCACTTCAATTAATTTGGTAAATCATTTTTTAATATCTACATCATATGATTTAGATAATAGATTATCTGGATCTGTGATTTATATTTGTGAACATAATACAAAAGGAGCTTTGGGACTGGTTATTAATAAACCTACCGAATTCACGTTAGGAAATTTATTTGAAAAAATTAACCTAAGTTTAGAAATATCAACAATAAGGGATAAGATTGTATTCTTTGGAGGGGTGGTGCAATCAGATTGTGGTTTTATTTTACATTCATATAATAGCAATTATAGTTCTACTATAAAATTAGGAGAGCTAGCATTGACTACATCTAAGGATATATTGCACGATGTAGCTGATGGTAAAGGACCAAATCGTTTATTGATTTCTTTAGGATATTCTGGTTGGGGAGCAGGGCAGCTTGAAGATGAGATATATAATAATGATTGGATAAGTGTACGGGCTGATTCTAGTATAATTTTTGATCTTCCTCCAAAAGATAGATATAGAGCTGCTTTAGGTTTATTAGGTATAAAAGAACAGACAAGCCTTGTGGACTATGCATGCTATGATTGA